Proteins co-encoded in one Listeria ivanovii subsp. ivanovii genomic window:
- a CDS encoding zinc metallopeptidase: MSFSQYIIYFIIVAAIPLWAQFRVKTTYAQYSKVAVGNGLTGAEVARHILDTNGLTNVPVHETKGMLSDHYDPRKKAVFLSEANFSGCSIAGAAVAAHEVGHAIQDQQDYAFMRFRSALVPVTMFSSNISWVFLIIGMLANVSSFMLLGIILMAVGVLFQLITLPVEFDASKRALVQLESGGLVSSSELPQAKKVLSAAAMTYVAAMAVAVLELLRLLLIFTNMNRN, translated from the coding sequence ATGTCGTTTAGTCAATATATTATTTATTTTATTATCGTTGCGGCAATCCCACTTTGGGCGCAGTTTCGAGTTAAAACAACGTATGCACAGTATTCCAAAGTAGCAGTTGGGAATGGTTTAACAGGTGCTGAGGTTGCACGACACATTTTGGATACGAATGGTTTAACGAATGTTCCTGTTCATGAAACAAAAGGAATGCTAAGCGATCACTATGATCCTAGAAAGAAAGCAGTGTTTCTATCTGAAGCTAATTTTAGTGGATGTTCTATTGCTGGGGCAGCAGTTGCAGCTCATGAAGTTGGACATGCGATTCAAGATCAGCAAGATTATGCCTTTATGCGTTTCCGTTCAGCACTCGTACCAGTAACAATGTTTAGCTCCAACATTTCTTGGGTTTTCCTGATTATCGGAATGCTTGCAAATGTATCTAGCTTTATGTTACTTGGAATCATTTTGATGGCAGTAGGTGTTCTTTTCCAATTAATTACACTACCTGTCGAATTTGACGCCAGCAAGCGAGCACTCGTACAATTAGAGAGTGGTGGACTCGTATCATCATCTGAACTTCCACAAGCGAAAAAAGTGCTTAGCGCGGCTGCAATGACCTATGTTGCAGCAATGGCTGTCGCTGTACTTGAATTATTAAGATTACTGCTTATCTTTACGAATATGAATCGAAACTAG
- the pflB gene encoding formate C-acetyltransferase: MTKAWDGFKGTTWQENISVGDFVQNNYTPYDGDESFLEKSTPRTTTLNEKINKLVEEMDAKGGVLDMDNATVSNVASHKAGFVDQENEVIVGLQTDKPFKLAFMPNGGLRTAEQCLTDNGYTIDQELHDFYIKNRSTANDGIFRAYTDDIKRARHSHIVSGLPDAYSRGRIIGLYQKPALYGVDRLIAEKQNDLKKIAISSDENIRLREEIWLQIKALKDLIVLGNEYGLELGRPAENATEAVQWTYMGYLASIKQANGAASSFGRIPIFLDIYIQRDLEKGIITEFDAQELIEQLTLKLRMVRFARTDGYNELYASNPTFVTTSMAGMGADGRHRVTKTDYRFLHCLDNLGNSAEPNLTVLWDARLPESFKEYCMKMSVKHSSIQYENDKLMQEEGYGDMQCISCCVSPLNPEADKDKGETHNLQYFGARVNVLKCLLGAINGGKDDLHKNQVFNVVEPITSEYLEYEEVLDKFDKSMDWLTDTYVDAMNIIHYMTDKYNYESMQMAFLPSKVTANMGFGICGFANVVDSLSAIKHAKVKTIRDEDGFVYDYEVEGEFPRYGENDDRADDIAVMVLKMFKDKLDSHKLYKDSEATVSVLTITSNVAYSKQCGNSPVHKGPVFDENGKIIKEPDFFSPGANPSNKAKGGFLDNLASLSKLPFHYANDGISLTIQGAPKMFGKTTEEQHHNLVGILDGYFTKGGQHINLNVLNHEEVIEKIKAGIPVILRISGYCLNTKDLNEEQKMELCQRMFHEKLIG; encoded by the coding sequence ATGACAAAAGCATGGGATGGTTTTAAAGGAACCACTTGGCAAGAAAACATCAGTGTAGGTGATTTCGTTCAAAACAACTACACTCCGTATGATGGTGATGAAAGTTTCTTAGAAAAGAGCACACCAAGAACAACAACATTAAACGAAAAAATTAACAAACTAGTAGAAGAAATGGATGCAAAAGGTGGCGTTCTTGATATGGATAATGCTACTGTATCAAACGTTGCTTCCCACAAAGCAGGTTTCGTAGACCAAGAGAATGAAGTAATTGTTGGTTTACAAACAGACAAACCTTTCAAATTAGCGTTTATGCCAAATGGTGGTCTTCGTACTGCAGAACAATGTTTAACAGACAATGGCTATACCATTGACCAAGAATTACATGATTTCTATATTAAAAATCGTTCTACTGCCAATGACGGTATTTTCAGAGCATATACAGATGATATCAAACGTGCTCGTCACTCTCATATTGTTAGTGGACTTCCTGATGCATACTCGCGCGGAAGAATTATTGGTTTATACCAAAAACCAGCGCTTTATGGTGTTGATCGCTTAATTGCTGAAAAACAAAACGATTTAAAAAAAATCGCTATTTCCTCCGATGAAAATATTCGTTTACGGGAAGAAATTTGGTTACAAATCAAAGCACTTAAAGACTTGATTGTTTTAGGTAATGAATATGGCTTAGAACTTGGACGTCCAGCAGAAAACGCAACAGAGGCTGTACAATGGACTTACATGGGTTACCTTGCTTCTATCAAACAAGCAAACGGTGCTGCAAGCTCATTTGGACGTATTCCAATTTTCCTTGATATCTACATCCAACGCGATTTAGAAAAAGGAATTATTACTGAATTCGATGCTCAAGAATTAATCGAACAATTAACTTTAAAACTAAGAATGGTACGTTTTGCAAGAACAGATGGTTACAACGAACTTTATGCATCTAACCCAACATTCGTAACTACTTCGATGGCTGGAATGGGCGCAGATGGGCGTCACCGTGTTACTAAAACAGATTACCGTTTCTTACATTGCTTAGATAATCTAGGTAATTCAGCAGAACCTAACTTAACTGTCCTTTGGGATGCTCGTCTTCCAGAAAGCTTTAAAGAATATTGTATGAAAATGAGTGTTAAACATTCCTCTATTCAATACGAAAATGATAAATTAATGCAAGAAGAAGGATATGGCGATATGCAATGTATCAGCTGTTGTGTTAGCCCACTAAACCCAGAAGCAGACAAAGACAAAGGCGAAACACACAACTTGCAATATTTTGGTGCTCGTGTAAACGTCCTTAAATGTCTTCTTGGCGCAATTAACGGTGGTAAAGATGATCTTCATAAAAATCAAGTATTCAACGTGGTAGAACCAATTACTAGCGAATACCTTGAATACGAAGAAGTTCTTGACAAATTCGATAAATCAATGGATTGGTTAACAGACACTTACGTAGATGCAATGAACATCATTCACTATATGACTGACAAATACAACTACGAAAGCATGCAAATGGCATTCTTACCTTCTAAAGTTACAGCTAACATGGGCTTTGGAATTTGTGGATTCGCGAATGTTGTTGATAGCCTAAGCGCAATTAAACACGCGAAAGTAAAAACAATCCGTGACGAAGATGGCTTTGTTTATGACTATGAAGTTGAAGGCGAATTCCCTCGTTACGGTGAAAATGATGACCGAGCTGATGATATCGCTGTGATGGTTCTAAAAATGTTCAAAGACAAATTAGATTCTCACAAACTTTACAAAGATAGTGAAGCAACTGTTTCTGTTCTAACAATCACTTCTAACGTTGCTTATTCAAAACAATGTGGTAACTCCCCAGTGCATAAAGGACCTGTGTTTGACGAAAATGGTAAAATCATTAAAGAACCAGATTTCTTCAGCCCAGGAGCAAACCCATCTAATAAAGCAAAAGGTGGTTTCTTAGATAACTTAGCTAGTCTTTCTAAATTACCATTCCACTATGCAAATGATGGAATTTCCTTAACTATCCAAGGTGCACCAAAAATGTTCGGTAAAACAACCGAAGAACAACACCATAACCTAGTTGGTATTCTAGATGGTTACTTCACAAAAGGTGGGCAACACATTAACTTAAACGTCTTAAACCACGAAGAAGTTATTGAAAAAATCAAAGCTGGTATCCCTGTTATCTTACGCATTAGTGGTTATTGCTTAAACACCAAAGATTTAAACGAAGAACAAAAAATGGAACTTTGCCAAAGAATGTTCCACGAGAAATTAATTGGTTAA
- a CDS encoding ReoY family proteolytic degradation factor translates to MKASISIDEKKDFIRWFLNKHQMKMREAMWVLNYIAGHDQIVKYVHFVDNLEGCARGLSLSAHGVESEPFLFFKGNIMTTDPEKAFHDIRLNWDEALYIELHFEDAIASPEYALVREDNPFTALKLEDSEKEMADALIYQSVHQFSKEKLLEQIDSALDERDEATFHKLVRILRQMDNEK, encoded by the coding sequence ATGAAGGCATCCATTTCAATAGACGAGAAGAAAGATTTTATTCGGTGGTTTTTAAATAAACATCAAATGAAGATGCGTGAAGCAATGTGGGTATTGAATTATATTGCTGGCCATGATCAAATTGTAAAATATGTTCATTTTGTTGATAATTTGGAAGGGTGTGCACGTGGGCTTTCACTTAGTGCTCATGGTGTTGAATCCGAACCGTTCCTATTTTTCAAAGGAAATATCATGACGACCGATCCAGAAAAAGCATTTCATGACATTCGGTTAAACTGGGATGAAGCGTTATACATTGAACTTCATTTCGAAGATGCGATTGCTTCACCAGAATATGCCCTTGTACGTGAAGATAATCCTTTTACAGCATTAAAACTAGAGGATTCAGAAAAAGAAATGGCGGATGCGCTTATTTATCAGTCAGTCCACCAATTTTCTAAAGAGAAACTATTAGAGCAAATTGATTCGGCGCTTGATGAACGTGATGAAGCGACTTTTCATAAGCTAGTTCGAATTTTACGGCAAATGGATAACGAAAAATAA
- a CDS encoding tetratricopeptide repeat protein: protein MELANKMLHALEHEDMALARKYFDEVVQAGTDEEQFFLAEELFALGFLDETEDLYELLLAKYKDEGELLVRAAEVALEKDDLDSAQDYLEKVNKEDEVYVESLLVLADLYQMQGLFEVSEQKLIEAKQIAPSEPIIDFALGEYYLSQARFASAVQSYETAVEAGLTIIANGAVSVYERIAEAFAASGAFEEALPYYERALEDKESVDTLFGMGLTAYQAKDYTKAIHALEHLKEHDPSYTTLYSYLAKSYVENGEPEKAIAVLRDGLTQDEFNKEMFLEAGKLAVTLRLPEEAEEFYRQAIVLDEEFSEAIMQLNKLLLARENYEGVIELVEGLGEEVISEPQIFWDISVAYQETEQYNKAKANYELAYPHFTNNPTFLKEYGLFLREEGEYVKSEQILRSYLDLEPEDTEILSLFE, encoded by the coding sequence ATGGAATTAGCTAATAAAATGTTACATGCGTTAGAGCATGAAGATATGGCGCTTGCAAGGAAATACTTTGATGAAGTAGTGCAAGCAGGAACAGATGAAGAACAATTTTTTTTAGCAGAAGAATTATTTGCATTAGGATTTTTAGATGAAACAGAAGATTTATATGAATTACTTTTAGCTAAATACAAAGATGAAGGAGAACTACTTGTCCGAGCTGCAGAAGTGGCTCTTGAAAAAGATGATTTGGATTCTGCGCAAGATTATTTAGAAAAAGTGAATAAAGAAGATGAAGTATATGTAGAGAGTTTATTAGTGCTAGCTGACTTATATCAAATGCAAGGTTTATTTGAAGTTAGTGAGCAAAAATTAATCGAAGCAAAACAAATCGCACCAAGCGAACCAATTATCGATTTTGCTTTAGGCGAATATTATTTATCGCAAGCTAGATTTGCATCTGCAGTTCAGTCTTATGAAACAGCTGTAGAGGCAGGCTTAACTATTATTGCTAATGGCGCAGTATCGGTATATGAGCGGATTGCTGAAGCATTTGCCGCAAGTGGTGCTTTTGAAGAGGCCTTACCATATTATGAGCGTGCTTTGGAAGACAAAGAATCTGTTGACACCTTGTTTGGAATGGGACTCACTGCTTATCAAGCAAAGGACTACACGAAAGCGATTCATGCACTAGAACATCTAAAGGAACATGATCCATCCTATACAACGCTTTATTCTTATTTAGCAAAAAGCTACGTCGAAAATGGGGAACCGGAAAAAGCCATTGCTGTACTAAGAGATGGATTGACGCAAGATGAATTTAATAAGGAAATGTTCTTAGAAGCAGGGAAACTTGCTGTGACTCTCCGCTTGCCAGAAGAAGCAGAGGAATTTTATCGACAAGCAATTGTTCTTGACGAAGAATTTTCTGAAGCGATTATGCAGCTTAATAAACTTTTGCTTGCTCGTGAAAACTATGAAGGTGTTATTGAACTAGTGGAAGGTCTTGGAGAAGAAGTAATTTCTGAACCACAAATTTTCTGGGACATAAGTGTTGCATATCAGGAAACAGAACAATATAATAAAGCAAAAGCAAATTATGAACTCGCTTATCCTCATTTTACCAATAACCCAACTTTCTTAAAGGAATATGGTTTATTTTTAAGAGAAGAAGGCGAATACGTGAAATCTGAGCAAATTTTGCGTAGTTATTTGGACCTGGAACCAGAAGACACAGAGATTTTATCACTATTTGAATAA
- a CDS encoding NAD(P)/FAD-dependent oxidoreductase, protein MDFDVIVIGGGPSGLMAAISAAEKNKRVLLIEKGPKLGRKLIMSGGGRCNVTNRRPAEEIIKHIPGNGRFLYSAFHAFDNEDIIRFFENLGVALKEEDHGRMFPVSNSARSVAEAMIARMEKLGVRIYMQTAVKQVNYADGKVVGVTLKDGQEITTQAVVVAVGGKSVPRTGSTGDGYAWAKKAGHTITELYPTEVPITSSEPFIKQKVLQGTSLRNVELAVLNAKGKPIITHQMDMIFTHFGVSGPAALRCSMFVLRELKKTGANSVKMRLNLFPDISVNELSKDVYQLLEENPKKALKNALSPLLQEKMLLFLLARAELDESAEYKQVSPKKIEQFIRLLQDFTFEVSGTLDFEKAFVTGGGVSVKEIKPKEMESKLMEGLFFCGEILDINGYTGGYNITCALVTGHTAGAYAAEVSI, encoded by the coding sequence ATGGATTTTGATGTAATTGTAATCGGCGGTGGCCCATCTGGCTTAATGGCAGCAATTAGCGCAGCCGAAAAAAATAAGCGAGTATTGTTAATTGAAAAAGGACCAAAATTAGGTCGTAAATTAATTATGTCAGGCGGTGGTCGGTGTAATGTGACGAACCGTAGACCAGCAGAAGAAATCATTAAACATATTCCGGGTAATGGTCGGTTTTTATATAGTGCGTTCCATGCGTTTGATAATGAGGACATCATTCGCTTTTTTGAAAACCTTGGTGTTGCGTTAAAAGAAGAAGATCACGGACGAATGTTTCCTGTATCTAATAGCGCACGCTCAGTCGCAGAAGCAATGATTGCGCGGATGGAAAAGCTAGGGGTAAGAATTTACATGCAAACAGCTGTGAAACAAGTTAATTATGCAGATGGTAAAGTAGTGGGTGTCACTTTAAAAGATGGGCAAGAAATAACTACCCAAGCCGTAGTTGTTGCCGTTGGAGGAAAGTCAGTACCGCGAACAGGTTCTACAGGAGATGGCTATGCTTGGGCAAAAAAAGCAGGCCATACGATTACAGAACTTTATCCAACGGAAGTACCGATAACTTCGAGTGAACCATTTATTAAGCAAAAAGTGTTACAGGGAACGTCCCTTAGAAATGTAGAATTAGCCGTATTAAATGCAAAAGGGAAACCGATTATTACGCATCAAATGGACATGATTTTCACACATTTTGGTGTATCAGGTCCAGCTGCACTTAGATGTAGCATGTTTGTTCTGCGAGAATTAAAAAAAACTGGAGCGAATTCAGTAAAGATGCGATTAAACTTATTCCCAGATATATCGGTTAATGAACTTTCGAAAGATGTCTATCAATTGTTGGAAGAAAATCCGAAGAAAGCTCTTAAAAATGCTCTAAGTCCTCTTTTACAAGAAAAAATGTTATTATTTCTACTAGCAAGAGCTGAATTGGATGAAAGTGCTGAGTATAAACAAGTGAGTCCGAAAAAAATCGAACAGTTTATTCGTTTACTCCAAGATTTTACTTTTGAAGTAAGCGGAACTCTCGATTTTGAAAAAGCATTTGTCACTGGTGGCGGTGTTTCTGTAAAAGAAATCAAACCAAAAGAGATGGAGTCAAAGTTGATGGAAGGATTATTTTTCTGCGGGGAGATACTGGATATTAATGGTTATACTGGCGGCTATAATATTACTTGCGCTTTGGTGACAGGGCATACCGCAGGAGCTTATGCGGCAGAAGTTTCTATTTAG
- a CDS encoding serine hydrolase domain-containing protein, with translation MFYKTKQSLDQLVQNGSTPGISYQIKTNTLEETNILGLKAVFPEAELLPRTTANIYDIASLTKVIATTTRILQLIEQDKFQLEDPIQKYLPNFQYPDVTILHLLTHSSGLAQNIPNFEMHTANDVMRYVYATPQECSPGTNVTYADANFLLLGYLIKKFDGNYEESIQANILHPLQMINSSFHPINKKQVIPTELDQVRGLIQGDVHDFKAWTAKTGTGHAGLFSTLEDLTKFRDALIEKNGSPILSEKMLQLMQTNHTPELNRSRGLGFDLLGDSVLYHTGFTGTFMVLDLKRQASLIVLSNRVHPSRANPNFVLKRDSIVHNFLEEVDAKK, from the coding sequence ATGTTCTATAAAACAAAGCAATCACTAGATCAGCTTGTCCAAAACGGCTCCACTCCTGGAATCAGCTATCAAATAAAAACAAATACGCTAGAGGAAACAAATATATTAGGTTTAAAAGCTGTTTTTCCAGAAGCTGAATTATTACCAAGAACAACAGCTAATATTTACGATATTGCTTCTTTGACAAAAGTAATCGCAACTACGACTCGTATTTTACAACTTATCGAACAAGACAAATTCCAATTAGAGGATCCCATCCAAAAATATCTACCTAATTTTCAATATCCGGATGTGACCATTTTACATTTACTAACACATAGCTCTGGATTAGCACAAAATATTCCTAATTTTGAAATGCATACAGCAAATGATGTGATGCGCTATGTTTATGCAACACCACAAGAATGCTCACCAGGTACAAATGTCACTTATGCAGATGCTAATTTTCTCTTACTTGGTTATTTAATCAAGAAGTTTGATGGTAATTATGAAGAATCCATTCAAGCCAATATTCTTCATCCACTACAAATGATCAATTCGAGTTTTCACCCAATCAATAAAAAACAAGTAATTCCAACTGAACTTGACCAAGTACGCGGTTTAATTCAAGGCGATGTTCATGATTTTAAAGCATGGACAGCAAAAACAGGAACTGGACATGCCGGGCTTTTTAGCACATTAGAAGATTTAACCAAATTCCGTGACGCTCTTATAGAAAAAAATGGCTCCCCTATCCTCTCTGAAAAGATGCTTCAGCTGATGCAAACCAACCATACTCCAGAACTTAATCGGTCACGCGGACTTGGCTTTGACCTGCTGGGAGATTCTGTTTTATATCACACCGGATTTACCGGAACTTTTATGGTATTAGATTTAAAACGGCAAGCTAGCTTAATCGTTTTATCTAATCGGGTCCACCCAAGTCGAGCCAACCCCAATTTTGTTTTAAAAAGAGACAGTATTGTCCATAATTTTTTAGAAGAAGTGGATGCAAAAAAGTAA
- the aroA gene encoding 3-phosphoshikimate 1-carboxyvinyltransferase, translated as MKLITNKQGLVGEITVPGDKSMSHRSIMFGAIAEGKTVIRHFLRADDCLGTIQAFKALGVKIEETDEEIIVHGTGFDGLKPAAGPLDIGNSGTTIRLMMGILAGRDFDTVILGDESIAKRPMNRVMLPLQEMGAKMHGKDGSEFAPITISGNKSLKRMEYHMPVASAQVKSAIIFAALQAEGETIIHEKEKTRDHTEHMIRQFGGEIEMDGLTIRVKGGQTFTGQEMTVPGDVSSAAFFIVAGLIIPNSEIELTHVGLNPTRTGIFDVVEQMGGSLVVKDSSRSTGKLAGTVVVKTSDLRGTEIGGDIIPRLIDEIPVIALLATQAEGTTVIKNAAELKVKETNRIDAVATELNKMGADITPTEDGLIIRGKTPLHAAKVTSYGDHRIGMMLQIAALLVKEGEVELDRPEAVSVSYPTFFEDIRSLLK; from the coding sequence ATGAAATTAATTACAAATAAACAAGGACTCGTGGGTGAAATCACGGTTCCAGGAGATAAATCTATGTCCCATCGTAGTATTATGTTTGGGGCAATCGCTGAAGGAAAAACGGTCATTCGTCATTTCTTACGTGCAGATGATTGTCTAGGAACCATCCAAGCATTTAAAGCCCTTGGTGTGAAAATTGAAGAAACTGACGAAGAAATCATTGTGCACGGCACTGGATTTGATGGTTTAAAGCCTGCTGCTGGACCACTTGATATCGGAAACTCGGGTACAACCATTCGCCTGATGATGGGGATTTTAGCTGGTAGAGATTTTGATACAGTCATCTTAGGTGATGAATCTATTGCAAAACGACCAATGAACCGGGTAATGTTGCCACTTCAAGAAATGGGGGCAAAAATGCACGGTAAAGATGGTTCTGAATTTGCACCAATTACGATTTCAGGAAATAAGTCATTGAAACGAATGGAATATCATATGCCAGTAGCAAGTGCACAAGTGAAAAGTGCGATTATTTTTGCGGCTTTACAAGCAGAAGGGGAAACGATTATCCATGAGAAGGAAAAAACACGTGATCATACGGAACACATGATTCGTCAATTTGGTGGAGAAATCGAGATGGATGGTTTAACGATTCGTGTCAAAGGAGGCCAAACTTTTACCGGACAAGAAATGACGGTACCGGGGGATGTTTCCTCTGCAGCGTTCTTTATCGTTGCGGGTCTAATCATCCCGAATAGTGAAATAGAATTGACACACGTCGGCTTAAATCCTACTAGAACAGGGATTTTTGATGTGGTCGAACAAATGGGTGGTAGCTTGGTTGTCAAAGATTCCAGCAGAAGTACTGGGAAACTAGCTGGTACAGTGGTCGTTAAAACTAGTGACTTAAGAGGAACAGAAATTGGCGGAGATATTATTCCACGTTTAATTGACGAAATTCCTGTTATCGCACTTTTGGCGACTCAAGCGGAAGGTACAACTGTTATCAAAAATGCGGCAGAATTAAAAGTAAAAGAAACCAATCGAATTGATGCAGTTGCTACAGAGTTAAACAAAATGGGCGCAGATATTACACCAACTGAAGATGGGTTGATTATTCGCGGGAAAACGCCGCTTCATGCTGCAAAAGTAACCAGCTACGGAGACCACCGAATCGGTATGATGCTCCAAATTGCTGCCTTGCTTGTTAAAGAAGGAGAAGTAGAGTTAGATCGTCCTGAGGCTGTATCTGTTTCCTACCCCACTTTCTTTGAAGATATCCGCTCGCTTTTAAAATAA
- a CDS encoding DUF1405 domain-containing protein encodes MLNSILANRAFLRLLFFGNLLGAIYGYIWYLPQLQITEPRFWAFVPDSPTAILFFTLALVGFLGKKHWPLMEALAIVCLVKYGLWAVGMNIFYMIDHGTIIWTGLMLIATHAFMAIEGILYAPFFRFRIGHFMVAAVWVLHNDVIDYLFGQMPIYMGLERYLPEIGYATFWLSILVLWLVYDKTIKKGHRILEFPHDE; translated from the coding sequence TTGTTAAATAGTATACTTGCAAATCGAGCTTTTTTACGATTATTGTTTTTTGGGAATTTACTAGGAGCAATTTATGGGTACATATGGTATTTGCCACAACTACAAATCACAGAACCGCGTTTTTGGGCTTTTGTACCAGATAGTCCAACCGCCATTTTGTTTTTCACTTTAGCACTAGTAGGATTTCTTGGGAAAAAACATTGGCCTTTAATGGAAGCATTGGCGATTGTTTGTTTAGTAAAATATGGTTTATGGGCTGTCGGAATGAATATTTTTTATATGATTGATCATGGAACCATCATTTGGACGGGCCTAATGCTGATTGCAACACACGCGTTTATGGCAATAGAAGGTATCTTATATGCGCCGTTTTTTCGCTTTCGGATTGGTCATTTCATGGTAGCAGCAGTTTGGGTTTTACATAATGATGTGATCGATTATTTATTTGGTCAAATGCCAATTTATATGGGATTAGAAAGATATTTGCCAGAAATTGGTTATGCAACATTTTGGCTAAGTATTTTGGTTTTATGGCTTGTATATGATAAAACCATAAAAAAAGGGCACCGAATATTAGAATTTCCTCATGATGAGTGA
- a CDS encoding prephenate dehydrogenase yields the protein MKGTVVIVGLGLIGGSIALAIKAKHPEAHIIGIDVSYHSLEVGKSFGVIDEIGESILIDGPKADLLIFCCPVKETEQLLNRLPGITLKESVIVTDTGSTKGTIMEASTALLESGITFIGGHPMAGSHKSGVRAAKELLFENAYYLLTPTKDVAESQVATLRNWLAGTNAKFLVLSPTEHDEITGMLSHLPHIVAAALVNQTQSFTEEHPVAFRLAAGGFRDITRVASSDPRMWTDISISNKKTLTKQLTIWRDSMNQAIEMLVTEDDASIYAFFDGAKEFRDSLPVHQGGAIPSFYDLFVDVPDYPGVISEVTRYLGEEEISLTNIKILETREDIFGVLQITFQSDEDRDRAKRCIEARSNYTCHYE from the coding sequence ATGAAAGGGACAGTCGTTATCGTTGGGCTTGGATTAATTGGTGGTTCTATTGCTCTTGCAATTAAAGCCAAACACCCAGAAGCACATATCATTGGAATAGATGTTTCCTATCATTCATTAGAGGTTGGAAAGTCATTTGGAGTGATTGATGAAATTGGCGAAAGTATTTTAATCGATGGACCAAAAGCGGATTTGCTCATTTTTTGTTGCCCAGTAAAAGAAACCGAGCAGCTGCTTAACCGTTTACCAGGCATTACCTTAAAAGAAAGCGTCATTGTAACCGATACTGGTAGCACCAAAGGAACGATTATGGAAGCTTCCACTGCGCTCCTGGAAAGTGGTATTACTTTTATCGGCGGACATCCGATGGCGGGGTCACATAAAAGTGGAGTGCGTGCAGCAAAAGAGCTATTGTTTGAGAATGCCTATTACTTATTAACACCTACAAAAGATGTAGCTGAAAGTCAAGTAGCAACACTACGCAATTGGCTTGCTGGAACTAATGCAAAGTTCTTAGTTTTATCACCAACAGAACATGATGAAATTACAGGAATGCTAAGTCATTTGCCACATATCGTTGCAGCTGCTCTTGTGAATCAAACACAAAGCTTTACGGAAGAACATCCGGTCGCTTTTCGACTTGCTGCGGGAGGGTTTCGCGATATTACACGGGTAGCTTCATCCGACCCAAGAATGTGGACAGATATTTCGATTAGTAACAAAAAAACATTAACTAAACAATTGACAATTTGGCGGGATAGCATGAATCAAGCTATTGAGATGTTAGTGACAGAAGATGACGCATCTATCTATGCTTTTTTTGACGGAGCTAAAGAATTCCGGGATTCTCTGCCTGTTCATCAAGGTGGGGCTATTCCTTCTTTTTATGATTTGTTTGTCGATGTACCAGATTATCCAGGGGTTATTTCGGAAGTAACTAGATACTTAGGTGAAGAAGAAATCAGTTTAACGAATATTAAAATTTTAGAAACGCGCGAAGATATTTTCGGTGTACTACAAATTACTTTTCAATCGGATGAAGATAGGGACCGAGCGAAACGTTGTATAGAAGCCAGAAGTAATTATACTTGCCACTATGAATAG